The following proteins are encoded in a genomic region of Parus major isolate Abel chromosome 20, Parus_major1.1, whole genome shotgun sequence:
- the PCMTD2 gene encoding protein-L-isoaspartate O-methyltransferase domain-containing protein 2: MGGAVSAGEDNDELIDNLKEAQYIRTELVEQAFRAIDRADYYLEEFKDNAYKDLAWKHGNIHLSAPCIYSEVMEALDLQPGLSFLNLGSGTGYLSSMVGLILGPFGVNHGVELHSDVIEYAKQKLDFFIKTSDSFDKFEFCEPSFVIGNCLEISPDCTQYDRVYCGAGVQKEHEDYMKNLLKVGGILVMPLEEKLTKITRTGPSAWETKKILAVSFAPLIQPNHADSGKSRLVHLPPVAVRSLQDLARIAIRGTIKKIIHQEAMSRAGNGLKSPPRFKRRRVRRRRMETIVFLDKEVFASRISNPSDDNNNSEDMEEERPEEEETKASELKPDPPVNFLREKVLSLPLPDPLKYYLLYYREK; this comes from the exons ATGGGAGGCGCGGTGAGTGCGGGAGAAGATAACGATGAATTAATTGATAACCTGAAGGAGGCCCAGTACATCAGGACAGAGCTGGTGGAACAGGCATTCCGAGCCATTGATCGGGCAGATTACTACCTTGAAGAGTTCAAAGACAATGCCTACAAGGACTTGGCATGGAAGCATGGAAACATTCATCTCTCAGCACCGTGCATTTACTCAGAGGTGATGGAAGCTTTGGACCTGCAACCAGGGCTGTCGTTTCTGAACCTTGGCAGTGGCACTGGTTATCTGAGTTCCATGGTTGGACTCATCCTGG GTCCTTTTGGGGTTAACCACGGTGTGGAGCTTCACTCTGATGTGATCGAGTACGCCAAGCAGAAATTGgactttttcattaaaacaagcGACAGCTTTGACAA gtttGAATTTTGTGAGCCATCCTTTGTCATTGGCAATTGTTTAGAGATTTCTCCGGACTGCACTCAGTATGACCGTGTTTACTGTGGTGCTGGAGTCCAGAAGGAGCACGAGGACTACATGAAGAACCTGTTGAAAGTTGGAGGAATTCTTGTCATGCCTCTAGAAGAGAAG TTGACTAAGATAACTCGGACTGGTCCTTCTGCCTGGGAGACAAAGAAGattcttgctgtttctttcGCACCTTTGATTCAGCCAAACCACGCAGATTCAGGAAAATCAAGGCTCGTTCACTTGC CCCCCGTGGCCGTTCGCAGCCTGCAGGACCTGGCTCGCATCGCCATCCGAGGCACCATCAAGAAAATCATCCATCAGGAGGcgatgagcagagctgggaacgGGCTGAAGAGCCCCCCCAGGTTCAAACGGAGGCGGGTGCGGCGCCGGCGCATGGAAACCATCGTGTTCCTGGACAAGGAGGTGTTCGCCAGCCGCATCTCCAACCCCTCGGACGACAACAACAACAGCGAGGACATGGAGGAGGAGAGGCCCGAGGAGGAGGAAACCAAAGCCTCTGAACTAAAGCCAGACCCTCCTGTAAACTTTTTGAGAGAAAAGGTCTTGAGCCTGCCTTTGCCCGATCCCTTGAAGTATTACTTGCTTTATTACAGGGAAAAGTAG